Within Tenebrio molitor chromosome 3, icTenMoli1.1, whole genome shotgun sequence, the genomic segment CCACTCAGAGCAAGAAGCGAGAAAAACATTCCTTACcctattttttgacttgttgggtttgaagaaaatccaCTCATGAGTATAacaaaagtattttattttaacaatatcATATTTATTAACTACCAGTCGAGTCGCTGTCCATCAAACTGGTAGAACCCACCATTATGTGTCTCGTTCAAATTTCGAATCAACTCAATAATACCAGTAACACTCGTGTCGACATCCAGCGGGGCGTTGGACCCTCCCATGTCCGTTTTGACCCAACCTGGATGGATGCAAGTCACCAGAATTTGGTCTTTGAGCAAATCCACGCTCAGTGACTTTGTTGCCATATTAAGAGCGGCCTTGCAAAAGTGTTAGTGTTACCGGAACACGTCCCGTGAATTTTTCTCTTACCTTGGAACATCTGTAAGGGAAGAAACCACCGTCATTATTTAGGGCGATAGATCCAAGGACCGATGTCGTATTTATTACGACGGCTTTTTGGGCGCCGAGTGGTCCTTCACTGTTGTTGTTAGCCGCTTGTTTCAGTAGAGGCAGCAATGCCTGATAGAAAAtactaaatataacaaaatatACAGTTTGAAATTTGTAGAGTTGTACTTTTGTGAGCATTATTGGTCCAATGGTGTTAACCTTGAAGGCTTCCAACATCTGTTCAGATTTGACCAACTGGATTCGCGTGAATTTCGAAGACACTCCCGCATTGTTGAATAAGATGTTTAAACCGTCTTCTTTCACTATTTCTTTcaccttttttgaaaattcctcATACCGATCATAATCTCGGACGTCTAAAACACCACCTCGAGAAAAGAATCTCCATATTGAGAATTGCGATGAACCTACCCAGTTCGAGAAGATGCACGTTGTTATGTTGAGTCGCGATTTGTTGTAATTCctaaaaaagtaattaaagATGAAAATCTGCACTCTGTGGCACTGGAATAActtcaatgtttttttttatttgaaaaacatttGCAGTCTTGTGCAAGCAGTGGAAAATTAGACAAAAACACACaaaaaccatattttatttagaCATTCCGGAAATGATTTGAAATGTTGGCAAGCGGAGCTAGTAATTGTAGAATATTGTgctgccaaaaaaaatttaaatacatatttcgatATTTTTCCACTAAACTCCatatttcattattaatttggGACATCAATTTAATTTCTAATAATTCGCGATAACGATCGTATTATCTACACGTGACAAACAAAGCATAAAAGAAAAGTGGGATGACCGACACAAAATACAAAGATTAAAAGCTTAATTGACTGTAAATTATCTCCACACGTAATTCTTATCATTTTTAAGTCAAGATTGCAAGTTGGCGCCTGCGATACATACCTACATTATGCCTTGTGATAATCTTTGCAGGATACCAAAACCTAGCAACGTTATAAAATTGAGAGCATTAATTTGACATTATTTTCAATAGTTTTCTATAGATTTTATTGGCGATAGGTTAAATTTGAAACGTGTTGTTTTGAGATGAAATTTGTTTGTTGCAGTCGGAAAACTGAACATTCTGAGGTTCAGATGGGTATGTGATTTATTCAATTTAAGACATTTGGCAATTGGGTACTGTTTCATCAATTATTATTCGTTGTTTGTTGGTTTTGTTATATTTGCACTTTAATTACTTTCGTAAAGAAGAATAGAACGAATTCTTTGTATTTGTCGTAAATGTTCGTCTTAaaagacaaattaaaaacacagAATTGAATTGAAcgcattttttgtaaataggtACGTTAAAAAAAACGGTGGTCAACCAGGATAATAAACAAACAACTGTAAGAAGCTCTGTAGAAAAAAGTATGATGTTTACAAGTTTGTTGTGAATTATAAAGCCTTGATCCAAATCATGCTGGACAAATGTGGTGGGATCCTAATCCATCACGACCAGCTTAGCGATTTCACATCGACGAAATTGATTTATCGTTGGTGGtaaacaatttataacaaCGTGATTAAATCATCAGGTGGATtgtctgttattaaaaaaagattcaaacattcaacagcaaaaatttttgtaattaggGCGAATGTttggacaaaaaaattaataacaacgGTATCAACAACTTTCAAGTTGTTCTATTCCATAATCTTTTTAAGATAAGTACAATAATGCTGCTTGTTATTCGTCGATAAAAAGAAGATCATACGATTAATCCATTTTATCCTCGATTTGACGAATCAGTTTCCCAACacagagtaaaaattataatgaatCCATCTCTATGTTTATTAATTGTAAAGTATCACAGTTCTCATTGCAATTTATTGCAACTGCACAACACTCGCTAATTCGATTTAATCTTTGTTTGTCCGGAACTTCATCACTTAAGCGACACTTCCTGAACCAACCCAAAGACCTGCTGACGTACAAACTCCTCCACGTTTTATTTGGTTTCTGATTTTGCTGGATATTGTCAATAAAATCATCGGTAAAAATCTTATATTTGGTTTTTAAACGATAAAAAATCTTCATCACAAAAGAAGTAAGTACTTTGATGGTAAAACAGTTTTGTGCACGTATATGGTCACGGtagtcaaaaaaaatcaccaaatGATGTTATTGCCAAACAATGCTTATTAAAGATTGTGTTTAACAGTCCAAAGTTTTTTCGTAGTCTTCCCAAAGCAGAAGACTTGACtgtcttcaacaattttttgtagaCTACTGCACCGAGatatttctcaaaaaattggCTCTTTATTCCAAAAATAGCTCTAAATTGTGAAATGATTTAGTTTCAATTTGCCAAAATTGCAGTTGACAGATGCTGAGAAGTCTTTAGCTTAAAATAATAGATACCTATATTAATACCTTTTCcgccaattttaataaatgttggCGCACGCTGACATCgttcattatttaaaaaccaatatTGCACAATTTATGAAAGACGAACCGTGATTTATGTCaccatttaataaataactcacactgtatatttttacattttcaacatATAAAATTGATTGAAATACGTATTAAAGTAAAATAAGAGGATTTatgtaaaagtaaacatgtttttattGTACAGATACAGACAAGAATACATGAAAAAGTAATATGTCActtgtaatttaaatttacggaAGCACCCTGTAGGCTCGACAAACAACCCGTACTAttgcatcatttttttttcgtgacGTAGATAGCGTCCTTAAATAGACAAAAACATTTCCTAGGTCCTAGAAGATTCTAGGATATTAATATTTATCAGagtgataaaataattgagcAGAAACCGCCAATTCGGAATGACTGGCATCCTTCGAGAAAAATCACAAAGCAACGAGTGGGGAAATAGAAAGGCGTCTATGATTCATATACCGGTGACTAGATGTCCCTAGGTCAGCTTGGCGCGTCTGTCACTGTCAGATTATGCGCTCGCGTACGTCAAAATAACCGTACTATAATAGTTTTGAGTTAATTAAAATCCGGCATTGCAATTATTTGAACGAAACGAACGCGCCGACCAGTCGTGTCTGAGGCGTTCCGTCAAAAACAGCATCCCACAGCCGTGACTCTAACCACGTGTGTTGCACTATCATAAACGTCGTCGATCAGAATGGCCCCAGTAGGTGAGTCTGATTAGTTTAGTGTTTTACCTTCGCCTTTTCCACGCTCCGACAGGTCGCTATTACGTGTACCGGGGGATCCGGGTGTTTCACCAAGCGTCTTATCAGACCTAACCCTATTCCGCGGTTGCAGCCGGTCACAAGGATCGACTTCATCTCGTCTCTTCGCCACTTTATCACAAACTGATTTATTGCCGTTTGAAAAACTTGCGGCACCAGAGACACGTCGTGCCGCCGCTCCGAACGTCAC encodes:
- the sni gene encoding C-signal, producing the protein MKSILVTGCNRGIGLGLIRRLVKHPDPPVHVIATCRSVEKAKELQQIATQHNNVHLLELDVRDYDRYEEFSKKVKEIVKEDGLNILFNNAGVSSKFTRIQLVKSEQMLEAFKVNTIGPIMLTKALLPLLKQAANNNSEGPLGAQKAVVINTTSVLGSIALNNDGGFFPYRCSKAALNMATKSLSVDLLKDQILVTCIHPGWVKTDMGGSNAPLDVDTSVTGIIELIRNLNETHNGGFYQFDGQRLDW